ACATAACGAGTCAATACCGAGTTAAATCGTGAGCCGGAGCTAAATCAATACAACTCCAAAGATGATTTCAAATAATGTCCAGTTACGTCAAAGCAACTGAAAAAACTCTCGCGGGTGGCAGGGCTATGCAGACAAGAGATGTGAAATGCTAACATGAAAAGAGAACATACTGATAAGCACATAAGTCCATCTGGCAGATGAGAAATTGTTGTCACTAGATTGATGTACAACTCTCTAATAACCGATATCCGTAAATGCAGTTGCTCAATTTCTCAATCGATATTGCACTCTAAACCAATTTTGATCCACGTCCAGAAGTCGCAAACAGCCAGCCGCGATCTCATATCTCAATTTGCTGTAGTCTTCATTCTCGTCTTCAATTCGTTAAAACCCTCAAATCCATTGATGTTGTTGTCACTGCTACCACCAGCAGTTGCAATTCTCTATCAAGGCCAAGATGCGCATTCCCGGTTCATTGAGTTCAGATGTTCCACTGGTTGCAATTGTTGTAATGAACATCATCTCCGTTTAACTTCAAAACACTATATGAATCTCGACCAACAACCCCCAAAAACCCAATCTGATTCGTAAATTGCACCATGGCCATGGACGAACTGCAACTTCTATGAAATTGAAAGAACCCTTCATTAATCTGACAAGCCATGAAGAACTTGTATTAGGCATGACGAAACCTAATCCCTGTAAATAACCGTAATGGTTTGCATCACAGAAAAGGCCGAGGGAGAGGAGGGGGATTAGGAGATTTTACAATGGAgggaagaaaatagaaaaaaaatggaTTGATCAAAGAAACTCAATTCCTTCACTAGTCCTGAATAGCCTACAAAATCGTTGGAGATTAATCTTATTCTCGTTGAGTACCATTGATACATGGATCATGGTTGCACTGAACTGAGGCATATATCTGGGGAATTCTGTCGAGCACTTGACCTGCGACTTGTAAACTGATGTTAGTTCGTAACTTGAAGACCAAAACCAATTACTTCCATGCAGAGATTTCACATTTAATCAAAAACCCATATATTTATAATCATTGATAATCTCAGTAACATCTTAATTTCCTCCATCTATCAATTTAATCAATGGAAACAACGACTTATCCTGAAAATTGGTCGACTGGATATGAAGCTTCAGAACCTGGTTACAGAGATTAAGTGAATTGAGAATTCGAAATCTGATTTTTGAAGTTTTAGAACCTGGTTGGTGCATAAGTTCTGAGATTTGAGTTTCTTCTATTTTCACTTCTCGTGATAGATTTTCACTTCTCGTGATAGATGGGAACCATCTTCTAATGAAGACGAATCTACACTCATGAGTTTTATGAAGAACATATGGTTGAACAAACTTATGATGAGTAATATTCAATTGAAGCTGATAAAGATCATTGAAATCTATACGGACAGCAGCAGTAGTAGAGAGGAGGTGAGGCAGGTTGTTTGTTTAGTAGTGAGTGATTGTGATATGTATAACAGGATTTGCAAGGGTAAGTATGTAAAATACAACAGATTTTCTTGACCTAGTCAACCAAAAAGACCAAACATGTGGCTCCGAACGGATTGGCTAACGGTAGTGGCAtttaataaattttgaaaaaaacggtggcactttattaaaccgGAAAACCAAAGTGTGGCATTTTGTTAAAATTTCCttaagtatttggtgtaaacaCGGTGTAACTAAATTATTTAGGTAAAAACTCTGACGGAAGTATTGTCCACCTACTTTTTTATCGACGGTGTTACTAACGAACAATTAAATActtgttgtaaacaaaatataatcCAATTTTTAATATTCCGACCAATAGAgttatgccaagtgtcctcaccatagcTTCTACATTACAAGAAGCCTATTTCGGTCAAtaagaagctagggtttcatcaCCGTTCAATGTGAGAGCTTattttgtctaggcctttaagtgaGAAGATTCAAAAATAGATATGAAAATAATTCTAGTGAATTATGCTAACACATTAGTAAACAAGGGATTGGAAACTTTACTAGTGATATTTAGAACTTTATACTAAAAGTGTCTTAAGGGTAATTTTAATAAATCAATCCGCGATAACACTATATCCAGCAGAACTCCTATAAATTAAtccgcgataaattaataacGACCATAATTTTAATAAATTTTGCCGGTCTCGAACCGGGAATAGAGTGCTTAATTAATAATTCGATAAATTcgtaaattattaaaaaaattcaaACTTTCTATCGGTAGACCCTTCCGATGTATTAATTAAAAAATCTCTAATTTGCAGAACATTAGTTTTACATTTACGTTAATTTAGTAAAGAATTATTCGATTGtgacttgttcttttttttttttaaattgatgTCACATAAAATATCATTTTGGGTTTTTATGAACATTAGAAGAGTTTTTGGTGTTGTTGTTTGGTGATGCAATAAAAAACTATCCAATGACTTCACAACTTCAATAGCTTTTTTTTACGTGAAGGTGGCTCTATGCTACAATTTCATCTTCTGCTTCCGCATCATCACTTTTCTCGTTTCCCACTTTCAATTTTTTCCTTGTTAGTCAAAAATATGAAATAGTGTTATCTTGAGAGTGATTCAAAAGGTATTCAACATCCATTTCGTTATGAGATTTCATTCCAAACTTTGCAGTTCTCTAGTGCCTTTGTTTTTCTAACATTTCAATGGAATTATCCGACGCGGTGTCATTCATTGAACATTTATTTTTCAAGGTAAAATGACAAGGTTGATCGTGTCTAAAAAGTTAATCTTCTCCGGCTTGGTTCTCCTGCTTCATAACTCTCCAAAAGACTACGATAGAATCGACTAcgatgatgcatttttgaaagCTCTAATGATCCATGTGTCACGAAGGTTGAATATTTGATGTAGTGTTTGATGGCAAGAATGAGACGATGttttgataaattaataattattatttcaTTGATAATTTAATATTGTGATAAATTGATAAATTTCGCCGGTCCTAGAGCTattattttataggggttatttgTAGACCGTTATATATAGGAACTCTATGGATACAACACTAAAGCATCAAGttaattcttggaagagaaacaCTTAACCAAGAAATAGTAATAAAATTTTAGACTTTTGGGGTTGCCTTCTCCCGTTTCTTCTCCGCTTCTTATCCAAATGTGTAGCTTGATTTATTTTGTCATGTTTGGATTAGTGGCCCACTAGTTTGAAATTCAGTTGATTTTAATATTTTGGTGACTACTAGAAACTGAATTTCATTCAGCGAGGAGAAATTTTGAAATCAAGTGAGGAAAATGAGTTCTCATCTATCTCAGTTTCTTCTACGGAttcaacgaagaagaagaataagtatTGGAAGAGATCAGCAAGGATTAATTCAAAAGGAAGCACTGAAAAGAAATATGAAGAGATTCCAATTGGGTTTAAAAGGCATGCTTGTCCTATGGATATTGATGTTCCAATCAAGAAGACTCATTCAACAGTTAACTCTCAAAAGGGTGTGGTGGCTGCCCAAAATCAGCCACAAGTTCAATGTTAATCTTCTCCTGGAACTGTCGAGAGCTGGGAAATGTCTCGACAGTCCGTAATCTTAAAGAGTTTCTCAGGGCTTGCAATCCCCAAATTGCTTTTCTTTCTGAAACTCTCCTGAATGAGGTAAAATCAACCAAGCTTTTTTCTTCATTAGATTTTGACAACTACAATTTTATTCCTGCAATTGGTAGAAATGGAGGTATGGTTATTCTGTGGAATGATTCTGTTAACCTAGAAATTATCAGTTCCAATACAAATGTTATTCACTGCCGTATTCATAACCTATTAGAGAGTGATTGGGATTTATTCTGTGTCTATGGCCCTCCTAGTAGTCAGAAAAGAAATGAATTTTGGCACAATTTCTCCCTATTCACTGCTCAGATTCAGAATCCTTGGTGCATGGTGGGTGATCTAAATGGTATCCGCTCCAGTTCATAAAAGCATGGTGGTAGTCAAAAGTTTAATTCTGCTAACAATGGTTTTAAGGATATCATCCAAGATAGAAGTTTGGTTGATTTGGGTTATATTGGCCCAGTTTTTTACTTGGTCGAATGGAGCTACCTTATCAGAGCCTATATATGAGAGGCTAGACAGAGCTATGTGCACTACAAATTGGCTCCTCATGTTCAAGGATACTAGGGTTCTTCATCTACCTAGAATTAGTAGTGACCATGCCACAATTCTAGTTAATACTCATAGGTAAAATCGACGCAAGAGAAAGCTTTCGAACAAAATTGAGTATTTCTGGATGGAGCACCCAGAATTCAAAGATGTGGTGATTGATGCTTGGTCCACTCAGCAGGTGAATATTGTTGGTAAACTGGATGCAGTTGGTAAAGCTTTAAACAAGTGGAGCAGGAAATCCTTTGGGAACATCTTCCAGGACATGGAACATGCTAAGGCTGAACTCCTCAACATCCAAAAAGAAGCTCACTTGAGAGACATCAGAGAGGATGAGAAAAAAAATGTGTGATAAGATTGAGTCTCTCCATCAATTATAATACAAATATTATGAGCAAAGGAGTAAAGTGAACTGGATCCCCAATGTTGACAAAAACACGCATATTTTTCATCTTGCTGCAActcaaagaagaaggaaaaatcagATTGCAGCTCTACAACAAACTGATGGAAGCTGGCTCACAAATGCTGATGGTTTAGTGGTTTATCTGGTTGATCACTTCTCTAATATATTCAAGCGAGACCCTAACGAATATAACATCACTATCCAGTTCCAAGCTCCAATCAAACTAGATGTTGCCAACAATGATCTGCTTGCTCAAACTCCCACAACTGAAGAGATTTGGAATGtgctgaagaaaatgaagaatctCAAAGCTCCGGGGCCTGATGGGATGCCGGATTTTTTATTTAAACGCTGTTGGGACCATATTGGAGAAGAAGTTGCTCAAACTATCAAAACTTTCTTTGCTTCTGCGTCACTTCCTCGAGGACTTAATCATACTAATATTTGCTTGATcccaaaggtaaaaaaaaaacctCTCTGCCTGCTGATTTTAGGCCCATTTCCCTTAGTAATGTCATCTACAAGGTTATTACTAAGACTATTGCACAAAGACTGAGAATTCATCTAAATAATCTAGTAGATAATGCACAGTCATCCTTCATACCTGAAAGAATGATTATTGACAATATTGTAGCTgcaaaagagatatttcatacaATGTCAAATTCTTCTTCTATAATAGGTGCTTTTGCACTTAAAATTGACATCAGTAAAGCTTATGATAAAGTGAGTTGGAGATTTTTAAGCCACTGCTTGAGAGTTTTTGGTATTATTGGCAAGACCCATGATCTCTTTATGAACTGTGTTTCGACCGCCTCTTTTTCGCTTATTATTAATGGCCAAGCTGAGGGTTATTTCACCAGTGAAAGAGGTCTTCGTCAGGGCTGCCCTCTATCTCCGTACCTATACATTCTTTGCGCTCAAGGTCTGTCGTGGCTCATGCGAACTATGGAGAATAATGCTCTTTACAACGGGTACAAGATTTGTAGAAATGCTCCTTCAGTGTCCCATTTAATGTTCGCTGATGATCTCATTCTATTTGAGAACCTTGATGAACTGACCATCGACACGCTACAAAGTATTCTTGATATATATGCTGCCTGGTCAGGTCAATGTGCAAACATGCAGAAGTCGTCAATTCACTTCAGCAAAGGAGTCAGACCCAACAGAAGAACTGACATTGCTAACAGGCTAGGGGTTAAACAGATGCAGATTAACGACAAATATCTTGGCCATCAGCTTCTAAAGTCATCCTACAAAATTGATTCCCATGATTTTCTTAATGATAAATTCGACACTAAGCTGGCAGGTTGGAAGCGAATTCACTTAACCTATGCAGGCAGAACCATCATGATCAAGCATGTCCTTGGGCTCATACCTCCGTACTATATGGCGACATTCCTGATACCTAAGAAGGTGCTGTAAAGACTTACCAGAACTATGAGAAACTTCTGGTGGGGCCATGCTAGAGAGGTAAGGAAAACCCACTTTATCAACTAGAAacaatttgaaaaatcaaaagatgTAGGTGGGTTAGGAATTAGAACTCTGCAACACTTAAATAGAGCCATGATTGCTAAACTTGTCTGGAAATTCCTAGAAAATGATGATTGTCTATGGTGTCAGCTTATGAGGGCTAAATATCTCCAAAAAGACAACTTCTGGGAAATGACGAAACCCCAAAAATGTTCCTCTACATGGTCTGCTATGTTAGGTTGCAGAAGTGAGATGAAGGAAGGGTGTTGCTGGGAAGTTGGTAATGGAGAGAAGATACATTTCAAGAATGACCCTTGTATTCCGAAACTTCATAACAGGAGGCCTATCCCCAATTTGCTTTCAACAGAGCAGCCTGTTTTAGTTAGTGAACTTATCCTACAGAACCCTCCAAGGTGGGATATAAACAAACTCCAGCTATGCTTCCAGTCGCATGAAGTCGAGACTATATTGGATATCCACTTACCTAACATCAGTGAAGAAGGGACTGAGGATAAATTACTTTGGCTTCACCATCCTAATGGGGTCTTTACAGCAAAATCCTTCATCAAAACTTTAAATGATAGAgctccttcttcttctcattaTGGTAATACTGAACATATATCTTGGAAGAAATTCTGGAAGGTAAAAATTTTGGCACCCAATCTTCAAATATTTGCTTGGAGAATTCTTAATAATGGTATTGCAGTTGGTAGCAGGATGATGACATACTGCAAAGATATTAATACAGAGTGAAGGATGTGTAATGGTGCTGTTGAAACTTTGGAACACTTGTTCCTATACTTCCCTGTATCTCAAGCTGTTCTTTTTGCTTCTCACCTGACTCTCAGAATTGATGCAAGCCTAAATCTTTCAGTTCACCACTATATCAAGAGTTGGTTATTAGAAGGTGGAAACTACTCAAAGTTAAAAATGGGGATTTGTCTGTTCTGGAGTATATGGAAGACCAGAAATAACATAGTCTTCAACGAAGGCACTGTGCATATTCAGAAAATGCTTCAAGAGGCTTATTATTGGTTCCACCCTGATACCAACATTCAAGACGTTACCACTCTGCCTTCTGAACAAGACTTACTAGACTCTGCCAAGACTGTTTGGTCTCCTCCCACTCAgtcaaaaatgaaaataaattttgatggtgcTGCTGGAATTAGAGGGTTCGCCTGCGTGGCAGTGGCAAGGAACTACAATTGTGAGTTTAATGGGTGTCAGACACAAGTATTCGCATTCAGCACCCCTGTAGAAGCTGAAGCTCATGGTGCTTTGGTGGGAATTGAGCTTTCCATCAGCAAGGCTATAAGGCACATTATCATTGAAGGTGATTCATTCACTGTGATCAATTCTCTCAGGTACAATAATTTCCCAGTTCCTTGGAGTATTAAGAATACTATTGGAAAAATCAAAGACAAGCTAGGGAACTTTACGTCTGTTGATTTTAACTTTATCAAAAAGGAAGCCAATTTCATGGCTCACTCCTTAGCAGCTTATGCTGTTCGGAACCAACTGTCTAATCAGTGGTTAACCTCTCCTCCTTCTTGTATTACTCACTTGTTTAGTGAGGATTCTTcttcttagtttttgtttttttcttggtttttgtttgttaactttcaaaaaaaaaaaaaaaaaactgaatttcaTAAAAATCTTATTTCTCACTCTTTAGAAATAATATTTTCTATGATACCGTTTCTGATGTTGATACCGTTTTAATCAATTTGAAAGAAAACCGAAAGTTAATTCAAATTCCGGTAGAAGTCTTTTCATGGATTTTAATGAAAACTCATTAAAAGACTGAAGGATGAGACGACAGATGTAAAAGAAATTTATTTTGGTGGCAAAAAGgaaggatttcaaggagttgGTAATAATATGTGAGATTCATTTGAATCCGGATTGAAACCTGAAACCCCCAAGGTTCAATGACCGTATTTGTTTTCCTCTTAATGGTTGATAAAATTCATATTAATTACCATGGATTGAAATTTTCCGTCACTTTATGAATAATGTTTACCCTGTTAAGAGTTGAGGACGTGGCTTCACCACAAATCAAAACAACTATGGTAATGAAAATGACGTGCGACAACTTTGAAAGGATTTGTGATGCAACACTAAACTAGTTACACATTCTGGTCCTCTTGAGACAAGGTGTTAGTTGaataaaagaaaatacagaaATGCAAGTTCTTCAAGAACAGTTTTAATGGGGTATGCAATTACTCAAGTAATTTTCTTACTTGCACAAAAAGAGAAAGTGCAGAGTATTTAATACAGTAATCATAAAAAAACACATGATTAACCAATATGGTAATGATCTTCCTTAGCCAATGAGAGACCGACACG
This genomic stretch from Papaver somniferum cultivar HN1 chromosome 5, ASM357369v1, whole genome shotgun sequence harbors:
- the LOC113280823 gene encoding uncharacterized protein LOC113280823, whose protein sequence is MCNGAVETLEHLFLYFPVSQAVLFASHLTLRIDASLNLSVHHYIKSWLLEGGNYSKLKMGICLFWSIWKTRNNIVFNEGTVHIQKMLQEAYYWFHPDTNIQDVTTLPSEQDLLDSAKTVWSPPTQSKMKINFDGAAGIRGFACVAVARNYNCEFNGCQTQVFAFSTPVEAEAHGALVGIELSISKAIRHIIIEGDSFTVINSLRYNNFPVPWSIKNTIGKIKDKLGNFTSVDFNFIKKEANFMAHSLAAYAVRNQLSNQWLTSPPSCITHLFSEDSSS